DNA from Rubripirellula lacrimiformis:
TCCCCCTCTTCGACCAACGACACACGACGTCGCAGTTCCATGTCGCCGGGGTACAGCTTGGTGACCTCGGCCAAGAAACGTTCGTTGATCTCGAAGATGATTTCTAGCAAACGTGGCAACAGACGGCTGAACAAACTGACCGACCATCGTTCCAAGGCTTCGGGCAGCAACGTGTGGTTGGTGTAGGCCATGCAACCGGAAGTAATCTTCCACGCCTGATCCCAATCCAAACCGTGTTCGTCCATCAACAGACGCATCAACTCGGGAACGGCCGACGCAGGGTGCGTGTCATTCAACTGGAAACAATTCAGCTTGCCGAAATCGGTGAAGTCGTCTCCGTGCTGGTCAACCCATTTTGCCAAAACATCCTGAAGGCTAGCCGAGACCAGGAAGTACTGCTGTTTTAGCCGCAGCTCTTTCCCGTTCTCGCTGGCATCATTCGGATACAGAACCATCGAAATCTGCTCGGCGTTGTTCTTCTGAACCACGGCGTCGGGATAGTTGCCCGAGTTGAATTCTTCCAGGTTGAACACGTCGGTCGCTTCGGCTTTCCACAGGCGAAGCGTGTTGACGGTTTCGTTCTTGTAGCCCGGGATCGGCATGTCGTAGGGCACGGCCAACAAATCGTGGGTTCCCACCCACTTGCTGAACGGTTTCCCCTGGTCGTTGATGCCGCGGTGGGTGTGCCCGTAGAACTTGATCGTCCGAGTATTTTCTGGTCGCTCGATTTCCCAAGGGTTGCCTTCACGCAACCAGTGATCGGGGGCTTCGACTTGGCGACCATCTTCGATGTATTGATGGAACATGCCGAATTCATATCGGATTCCATAGCCAACCACGGGCAGCTGCAGGTTGGCACAGCTGTCCAAGAAACATGCGGCCAAGCGGCCCAAGCCACCATTGCCGAGACCCGCATCCGGTTCGGATTCTTCGATTTCCTCTAGCTTCAATCCGTACTGGTGAAGCGCCAGACGGGCATCTTCGTCCAAGCCCAAATTCTGAATCGCGTTGTTCAGCGAACGACCAAGCAGGAATTCGAGGGAGAAGTAATGAACACGACGTTCGTTGCTTTCGGCAAACCGCTTTCGCGTCGCTCCCCAGTGCTTCGTCACTCGATCACGAACCGCTGTCGCCAATGCCCGATAGTAATAGGCGTCGTCTGCTTTGTCGGTGAAGTGACCGAGCGTGAAGTACAGGTGTCGCCGCAATTCTTCGGGCAACGGCGCTAGGATGTCAGCGATGGGCATGCTTGGGGTGGCCTTCGGTGTAGCTTTCAATGTCTAGTCCAGCATTTCAATTGGAGGTCTGTCTGCGTATATCGTCTATCGTCGGACAGATCCCTACGAATCGCAAATATTGTCACGGAATTCTATAGCTCTGTCGACGTTCATCTGCCAGCGTCCGATTTCGGCCCCCAACGATCCGATGAATGCGGGGGATGCCGTTATTGAAAAACGCGGCAGTCGTGCAGACTGGTATCGATTGTCGTCTGGACACGTCAAGCCCACACCGCCGCCGCATCCGTGAAAGACGCCACCAGACTGCGATCCGCCATGCAAAATGCAAATCAACCACGGCGTGAAACAAACCGCCTGTCCGAGTGAAACTTTGCAATCGCCAAACTTGCTTCGGGGGGGGCACCACCAACATCGATGTTTGCAACCTGCCCGTCGGCAATGGGCAGTCGGCAACGATGGACTCGGCCCGAACACCGCGGACCGCCAACAGATCTGGGCAAGCTAGGGGGACCACGCAAAGCGACGGCGCCTGCAAGCGACAAGCATCCCACAGCGCTGGAATAAAGCACCCCAGCACGTCCATCTGCCGCAGGTCCCGCGAACCTTTCCCCCCGCCATCGACTCTTTCGTACCCAGTGATGGCATGTGCCATCCTATGATTTTAAAAAAGGAACATCGATGGACACGATCAACCCGAACCTACGAATCAGTGGACCGGCGACGGCAACCATCGATGTTGGCGACGCACACAGCCCAATCACCGTGATCGGCAACGATGCGATCCGGCAAACGTTCGACGACCAAACAATCCAACAAGCCATCAACAGTCGCTTGGCACCAGGTGTTACCGACGTTGTGCTGAACCCGGACGCGCACGTCGGTTACGGAGCACCGGTCGGATGCGTGATGCTATCCCCCACGCACGTGTACCCAGGTCCCGTCGGTGTGGACATCAAGTGCAGCATGAGCCTGCTGCAAACCGATATCCCTGCCGATGAAATCGTATCCCAAACGGTGCGACGGAAACTGATCCAAGCGATCGGTAAACGAGTCCCCAGTGGTGCCGGACGTGGCCAACGACACGTCCCCAAAAGCCGACCAGTCGATGGCCGATTGGGATTCCAGCTGACCACCGAAGGCGCATCCAAAAACGTTCTGAAGAAGCTGGGGATCCCCAAGGCCTGGGCCGACCGATGCGAAGACTGGCACCACACCGCGCCGGACGGGTCGTCGGACACACTTGCCGCACGACTGGAATTCCTAGGCCGCAATCGCGACAGCTTGGATCGCTTGGAAAGCAAGTACCGACAACTGGGCAGCTACGGTGGCGGAAACCACTTTGGCGAGGCAGAGGTTGTACGCTTTGCCAAGGACCAAGCCAGCCGCGAAGTGGCCCAGTCGTTTGGACTGCGCGATGGTCACGTCGCGTTCCTGTCGCACTGCGGTTCACGCGGTCTCGGTCACGACCTAGCCATGGGACAGTTCCGATCGTTGAAGACATCGTTTCAAAAACAGGGCCTGGCGTTTCCCGCAGGTGATCCGCAATTGGTGTACGCCGATGCGCGTAGCGACGAAGGGCGTCTGTATCTGTGCGATATGGCGATGGGTGCCAACTTTGCAACCGTCAACCATTTGATGATCAATCAACTGGTGCTGGAAGCATTCCGCGAAGTGTTCCCATCGGTCCGCGGCGAACTGGTGTACTTCATCAGCCACAACATCGTACGACAAGAACAGGTCGGCCAGCAGCTGCAGTGGGTGCACCGCAAGGGCGCCACGCGAGCGTTTCCGGCTAGGCACCCGGGTTTGCAGCGAACACCGTTTGCCGAAACAGGCCACCCGATCCTGCTGCCTGGGAACCCTCGCGATGGATCTAGCGTGATGGTCGCTCTGCCAGGCGCCGAACGTTCCGCGTTCAGCGTGAACCACGGTGCGGGGCGACGCATGAGCCGTACCAAGGCAAAGAAGATGTTGGACCAACACCAGATCGATACCGAACTGATGAACCACGACATCCTTAGCAATTGTCGACAATACCCACGCGACGAAGCACCGGATGCGTACAAGGATTTCAATCAGGTACTGGCAAGTGTCGAACAGGCCGGACTAGCAACGGAAGTCGCTCGGTTGGAAGCCAAGTTCGTGATCAAAGATGGCGCGCCTGCGGACGACTGATGCGTCCAGCACGACCGAGGGATCTTAGGCAGTGCCACAGCGCCCGCTCGTGAAGCAACGAGCGATCAATCAGCGTCGCGATTCAAGTCCTCTCGCCCCCGCCGCGCAGCGGTTTGCGGGGGAGAGAGCTAGAGAGAGGGGGAAGAAAGAAACGACACTGATTGATCGCTCGTCGTGAACGGTACGAAAGCAGCGTCCGTAAGAGCGGCCTGTTGAGTGAGCCGCGACGCGTCACGGAACGTCCGGCTTAAAACAGCCTCAAAGAGGCGAAAGCATCATGCCGTTTGGGCGGGCCCCACGGATTCAGTGTTACCACCGCCCCCTCACCCCAGCCCTCTCCCCCTAGATAATCGAAGCTCCACTTCGATAATCCAGGGGGAGAGGGGGCAAAGGAAAACCAACCAACCGCAGTGTCTCCCCCAACTCGTTTTGCCCCCTCTCCCCCGCGTTGAACGCGAGTTCCGCTCGCGTTCAATGTGGGGGAGAGGGTTGGGGTGAGGGGGCAAAAGAAAACCAACCAACCGCAGTGTCTCCCCAAATCGTTTTGCCCCCTCTCCCCCGCGTTGAACGCGAGTTCTGCTCGCATTCAATGTGGGGGAGAGGGTTGGGGTGAGGGGGCAAAAGAAAACCAACCAACCGCAGTGTCTCCCCACCTCGTTTTGCCCCCTCTCCCCCGCGTTGAACGCGAGTTCTGCTCGCATTCAATGTGGGGGAGAGGGTTGGGGTGAGGGGGCAAAAGAAAACCAACCAACCGCAGTGTCTCCCCACCTCGTTTTGCCCCCTCTCCCCCGCGTTGAACGCGAGTTCCGCTCGCGTTCAATGTGGGGGAGAGGGTTGGGGAGAGGGGGCAAAAGAAAACCAACCAACCGCAGTGTCTCCCCAAATCGTTTTGCCCCCTCTCCCCCGCGTTGAACGCGAGTTCTGCTCGCATTCAATGTGGGGGAGAGGGTTGGGGTGAGGGGGCAAAGGAAAACCAACTAACCGCAGTGTCGCCCCAACTCGTCTTGCCCCCTCTCCCCCGCGTTGAACGCGAGTTCTGCTCGCGTTCAACGTGGGGGAGAGGGCTGGGGTGAGGGGGCACGACCTTCGCCGCTCCGCGGCCAAGCCGGACGTTCTCGTAAGCGGCCGGCAATCCCACGTTGGCCGACATTCGGCGCGAACTCTCTGTGCTTTGGCGGCACTTGACCGGACGGCTCGCGTCGTTTCGCTACCAAGGAAGTGGCATTCGCCGCTAGCCAGCAACCGAGCTAAGTCCGCAACGGTCCTGACCGCGCATAAAAAAACACCACGGCCCTAAAAACCAGGACAGCGGTGTTCTATTTCATCAAAAGGGTTGGTTCCCCACCGCATGTGCATCCTTGATGCGGGGATAACCAAGATCCGGATTCAAAGCGATGGCAAGCACCGGCTTTGTTGTGAACTGCCTTGTGTGGTCGCGATGAACAATCCGTTCATCAATCGAACACGGGTGCGGTTAGTTTCCTAACCTTCGATCAAACGCACGTTTTCAGCGCGAGGGCCCTTCGGGCCTTGTCCGACGCTATATTCAACCTTTTGGCCTTCGCGTAGGTCGTCGTAAGCGACGCCCTCAAGCGAAGAGCTGTGGAAAAACATATCCGTGCCGGATTCGTTCTCGATGAATCCGAAACCTTTGTCGGTGATACGTTTGATTTTGCCTTCTGCCATCTCTCTACTTCCAATACTCTTCAAAACAGTTGCACAGTCAACGCCGAAAGAAACGTTCGCACGACATCGATTGCACAGGGTCAACGGTTATCAGCGGGATCGGCTTGTGATATTCGCTTGAATACCAGGGCCGCTTTTACACCCACTTAAAATATATTTGTCTGACTGCCGTAACAGCAGTCTATCAGATTTGTTGCTCGTCAGGGACATCCATCGCACTATCTTCGCTCGCATTTTCGTCTTCGGATGAATCGTCCAATGCGTCAGTCGATAGATTGGTCCCGTTTTCTTGGGCCAATTTCCGCTCAGCCCGTCGGGCTAGCTTATCCTGGGCCTTGAACTTCTTTTCCATCTCGCGTTGGCGTTTTGCGAACGTGTTTTGATTCTTTGCGATGGGTTCTCTCCGTCGGTGTAAAGCTAATTCCAATTGGCGGCGTCTGGGCGGCCAAAATTATTCTATCCAGGTCGTCCCGACGTTGTCGGTCGGGAAAACACATCTAATTTCGGTTTCTAGCCCTGTTGGGGGCGTGGCTTTCGGCCGGAACCTTTGGGGCGAGGAGCGCGTGTTGCCGTGGCGACCGCTTCCCCGTCCATGATTCCGACACCAAAGCCGGCTTTTCGTTTTTGGCTGCGACGTGGCTTGGCGGCCACCGCGGTTCCCGCTCCGCCCGTCGCTGCGACGGGGTTGCCGGACATTTTAGGACCGCTGGATTTACCGGCCGGCCGAGCTGATCGGTTCCGACTGCGTGGGCCACCACGAGGCTTCGATGGACGACCACCGCTTCCACGAACCTCATCACGAGATCCACCTGGCGTCGGCTTGGGTTGGTTCGGAGCTAGCGGAACTTTCTTGCCGATCAATTGCTCGATCGCTCGCAGATCATCCCGTTCGGCAGACGTGCAAAATGAAATTGCAACGCCCGATGCTTCCGCACGACCGGTTCGTCCAATCCGGTGCACATAGCTTTCCGGTTCGGTTGGCAGGTCATAGTTGATCACGTGGGTGACACCATCGATGTCGATACCGCGAGCGGCAACGTCGGTGGCGACCAAGACGTGAATCTTGTTCTTACGAAATGCGTCCAGCGTCCGCTGACGTGCATTTTGCGATTTATTGCCGTGGATAGCGGCCGAGGAGATCCCGGCTTTTTCCAATTTGTCGGCAACCGTGTTGGCACCGCGTTTGGTGCGTGTGAACACGATCACTCGTTCGGCGTCATCCGCACGGACCAAGTCTTTCAACAAAGTCTGTTTGTCGCCGCGTTCGCAGAAAACGACCTGTTGATCAATCAACTGTGCAGTCGACTTCTTCGGCTTGACGGTCACGGTCACCGGATTCAGCAGCAATCGCTGTGAAAGATCAACGATCTTCGGTGGCATCGTTGCCGAGAAGAACAGAGACTGACGGTCTTCGGGAAGTTCCTGAATGATCCGCTTCAGATCAGGCAAGAAACCCATGTCCAACATGCGGTCGGCTTCGTCCAAGACAAAGACGTCCAGTCGGCTTAGATTGATGTGGCCCTGATTCATCAGGTCCAACAAGCGACCCGGGGTAGCAACCAGGACGTGAACGCCACGCTGCATCGCTCGGATTTGATTGTTCTGATTCACTCCGCCGTAGACCAAAGCGGTCTTCACACGAAGGTGTTTGCCATAGGTCGCAAAGCTTTCGCCGATTTGGATCGCCAACTCGCGGGTCGGTGCCAAAATCAAGGCGGCGGGCTGGTTGGGAACCGGCTTGCGGTTCTGTTTGCCAAGCCGGTTCAGGATCGGGAGTGCGAATGCGGCCGTTTTTCCGGTGCCTGTTTGGGCACATCCAAGGACGTCGCAACCAGTGATGGCGGCGGGGATCGTTTGCGCTTGGATCGGTGTAGGGGTAACGTAATTTTCGTCGGCCAGCGCTCGTTTGATGGGAGCGATCAGGTCGATTTCTTCAAAATGGTTCAAAAGGTAATTCCTAGAAGCAAAATTCTTGGGACACCTGGCGCATCGGTTTGATCGTGAGCGGCAATCCTGAACGGCAAAAGCCCAGGGGGCGATGCGTTCGATTGGGCTGCGGCTCGATTAGCCTTCGGCTGCGCTGATGTCGGATCGTTAGTGGGTTGCTGCGGTGCGATGACTGTTTGGAATGCGAATGAACATGGCGGCAATTCTGGCCGAACTTGATGAACTTCACACGAAAACAGCGTACATATACCGCACGTCGGGTTAACTCTGGACAAACAAGAAAGTCGCAGAATCCATTACGTCACTTGAGGGACGTCAGGCAGCTTTCCAGAGCGGTTAACACAACCGATAGTTGGCAGCATGTGGGTGTGACGAGATGCCAACACCGTATGAATCAGGCCTTGAGAGGATCCAACTCGTTAGAGAGCCTGACTCGGTCGGAAAGCGTCATTGGCATTCCAAAGACGCTACTCGCTTATTTCCGACTGATTGTGCCGCTGGAGAAATCATCTCGTTGCGACACAGATGAAACATACAAGGTGGACCGAAAAAAGCCAAGGGCAAAACTCACCATTCGCTCGTTCTAGCCCGACCGGCGGACATGATCTGCCGATTGACCGGCCTCGCAGGGCATGAAAACGCCGCAAAAACGGTGCCCATAGGTCCCAAAACGCAAAAACGGCCGTTGTTTTGCGAATCGAACCGGCATCACGGATTCCAGCGGCGAATCCACAAGACACTTGGGGCAGTGCCGCCATCGGAGGTCCCATTCGGACGCTCTATCCATGCATCGCGGCGATGCCGCCCCCGCAATCAACCGCATTGATTGCTCGCTGCCCGTTCGCCCGCCGGAATCGGCAAGCGAAACCTGACATCCACACTGGCATACCGCGACCAGCCGAAACCGTTGACCGGCCTGGCTGGACGAATCCAGCGTGATCGGACGATCAACCTTCGACGTCGATGCCCATGCTGCGGGCGGTGCCTTCGATCATCAACACAGCGTGGTCGATGTCGCGAGCGTTCAGGTCGGCCATTTTCTTTTCGGCGATATCCACGCACTGGGCGCGGGTTACCTTGGCAACTTTGTCCTTGTTCGGGACGCCACTGCCTTTGGCGATTCCAGCGGCCTGCTTCAACAGCGATGCTGCGGGCGGGCTTTTGGTGATGAATTCAAAACTACGGTCGTTGTAGACAGTCACGATCACAGGGATCGGGGTGCCGTTGTATTCCTTCGTCTTGTCGTTGAAGGCCTGGACGAACTGTCCCAGGTTCACGCCGAACTTACCCAGCGATGTACCGACAGGAGGAGCCGGGGTGGCTTGACCGCCAGGAACTTGGAACTTTGCGACGCCGGTGACTTGCTTTGCCATAAGGAATAGGTGTTAGGTTTAGGGGTGAGGTATTAGGAAAAAGGATCATCGGGAGCGTTGTTTCAGACCGGGCCCACGCCTTGGCATGGATCCCTGGATCGCAACAAGTAATCCCTATCCCTACAGTGGTTCGACCTGCCAGTGGTCCAGTTCCATCGGGACACTGCGTCCAAAAATGTTGATGATCACCGTGATTCGACCATTGGCTTCGTCGACCGTGTCGACATCGCCCTCTTGGTTCTCGAAGTTGCCTTCCTTGACGCGAACTCGATCGCCGACCTTGAACGGAATCCCGATCTTGATCGGTGCTTCTTCTTCGTCTTCGCCGACTTCTGGCTTGTTGATGAATCGTTCGATATCGCTTGGTTCCATCGGCATCGGCTTCCCGGCGGCGCCGGTAAAGTCGCTGATCCCGCCGGTTTCCCGAACCAGGAACCAAGTATCGTCGTTGATACGCATGTTGACCATGATGTAGCCGGGCAACAATTTGCGTTTGCTAACGCGGCGTTTGCCATCGCGATTGAACGTCGCAACGTCTTCGCTGGGCACCACGATCTCGCCAAAGTGTTCCGCCATGCCTTCCATCTTGACTCGCTTTCGCAGCGCATCAGCAATGGAATCTTCGCGGTTGAAGGCGACTTTCAAGATGTACCAATCCATCTTCGCTTCCACTTCCGTGTCCACCTTCGGCTTCGCAGCCGGGTCGACAGGGGCGGGAGGCGGAGGCGCCGGCGCACTGGCCGTCGCTTCCTCCGAATCACCTTCGGAAACATCGCTGGATTCAATCACCAACGATTCATCAGGCTCGGGGAACTGGGGATCTTCAGAAGGATCGACTTGGTTCACGTTTTCACCGCTTGCGGGCATTGGAATCTGTGAGGGATTGAGCGAGTTGGCGAAAACGGGGCGAGCACCGCCTGGAACCAGGTTCGCTCGAAGGCAAAGTTGCGAAAAACAGTTTAGTCAGTTCGCCATTTCGTCGAATCGCTATCGCGGGGAATCGCTGGCGATGACTAAGTGGTGACACCCAGGAAATCGAAAATCGCCTGCCACAGGACGTCAAACAAGAACAATGCGATCGCCAAGATAAAGATCGTCAGAATCACGACAACCGATGCTCGGATCAACTCGTCCTTGCTAGGCCAGGTGACCTTGTTCATTTCCGCTTCGACTGCGATCAAAAAGTCAGCAAATCGAGGCCAGTTGACGACCCGGTAACCGAACCAAAGACCAGCTGCCAGGACTGCCGATGGGATCCCCGGGATCAGATACGAACCGGACTCGATACCGCCTCGCAGCGACCCGTACAGCGACCAACACCCCAGAGCCGCTACCACCCAAATCGCCAACGCCGTCAATTGACGAACGATGCGGCCTTGGTTGGGCTTGTAAACGGTATTCTTGAACAGTTCGCTCGTCAGGGGAACGCTGTTGGCTGATGCAATGTCTCGTGACACCCGTCGGCTCCTACATGAGGGAATGGGCTTCTAGCTCAGCCACTCGTCCGTGGTGACCGGTCGCTAAATTCGTATTTGCCACCATCGGTGGACTCTCAGGCGGTGATTCGTGGGCGACTGGCTTACCTTGGCGATAAACCGCGACTGCCGACGGGTCGCACCTGATTTTGTTCTTCTATTGGATCAAACGTTTCACAACATACAAAGCAGGGGTGGAGGGACTCGAACCCCCAGCCGCTGGTTTTGGAAACCAGAGCTCTGCCAATTGAGCTACACCCCTTTCCAGGCCAGCGCCGCCGAAACGGAACACTGTCGCTGAATGACCAATGACCAACGCTCAAACTAGCAGAAGCTTGAACGCTGGTCATCAAAGGTTGGTCATCATTCTAAACGCCGATTTTACTCGACGATCTTACTCGACGATCTTGGTCACAACGCCCGAACCGACGGTGCGTCCACCTTCGCGAATTGCGAAGCGAACACCGTCATCGATAGCGATTGGCTTGTGCAGTTCGACGGTCACTTTGACGTTGTCGCCAGGCATGCACATTTCAGCACCGACCAAGTTCGCGGTTCCGGTCACGTCGGTCGTGCGGAAGTAGAACTGAGGACGATAGCCGCTGAAGAACGGCGTGTGACGGCCGCCTTCGTCCTTGCTCAAGCAATAAACTTCAGCTTCGAACTTGGTGTGCGGGTTGATGCTTTTGGGCTTCGCCAAAACTTGACCGCGTTGGATATCTTCCCGCTTCACACCGCGAAGCAAGCAACCAACGTTGTCACCAGCACGGCCTTCGGTCATTTCCTTGCGGAACATTTCGACGCCGGTGCAGATGGTTTTGACAGGTGCAGCCGACAAGCCGATGATTTCGAC
Protein-coding regions in this window:
- a CDS encoding glycogen/starch/alpha-glucan phosphorylase, which translates into the protein MPIADILAPLPEELRRHLYFTLGHFTDKADDAYYYRALATAVRDRVTKHWGATRKRFAESNERRVHYFSLEFLLGRSLNNAIQNLGLDEDARLALHQYGLKLEEIEESEPDAGLGNGGLGRLAACFLDSCANLQLPVVGYGIRYEFGMFHQYIEDGRQVEAPDHWLREGNPWEIERPENTRTIKFYGHTHRGINDQGKPFSKWVGTHDLLAVPYDMPIPGYKNETVNTLRLWKAEATDVFNLEEFNSGNYPDAVVQKNNAEQISMVLYPNDASENGKELRLKQQYFLVSASLQDVLAKWVDQHGDDFTDFGKLNCFQLNDTHPASAVPELMRLLMDEHGLDWDQAWKITSGCMAYTNHTLLPEALERWSVSLFSRLLPRLLEIIFEINERFLAEVTKLYPGDMELRRRVSLVEEGDQPHIRMAYLSIVGSFSVNGVAALHTELLKSGLFSDFYAMWPEKFNNKTNGVTQRRWLSHCNPDLRNLLYETIGTGWESDLGQIEKLVPYADDPAFQKKWSDVKQRNKQRLAQYVKANTGVEFNTSALFDVQVKRIHEYKRQLLNVLHVVHLYDRIRRGDTEGMVPRCVLIGGKAAPGYHVAKLIVKLINNVGSVVNSDPMNKDMLKLVFFPNYRVSSMEIICPGTELSEQISTAGKEASGTGNMKFMMNGALTIGTLDGANIEIREKAGEENFFLFGLDADGVVATKKDYDPNAIISKDEDIRRVMELIEGGHFNATEPGIFDLLTSGLRNPHDQWLTIADFRSYIDAQAEAAKTYSDQKLWNRMSILNSATSGWFSSDRTIGQYADEIWKAKPLGAAKSGAAQKNGKG
- a CDS encoding RtcB family protein, translated to MDTINPNLRISGPATATIDVGDAHSPITVIGNDAIRQTFDDQTIQQAINSRLAPGVTDVVLNPDAHVGYGAPVGCVMLSPTHVYPGPVGVDIKCSMSLLQTDIPADEIVSQTVRRKLIQAIGKRVPSGAGRGQRHVPKSRPVDGRLGFQLTTEGASKNVLKKLGIPKAWADRCEDWHHTAPDGSSDTLAARLEFLGRNRDSLDRLESKYRQLGSYGGGNHFGEAEVVRFAKDQASREVAQSFGLRDGHVAFLSHCGSRGLGHDLAMGQFRSLKTSFQKQGLAFPAGDPQLVYADARSDEGRLYLCDMAMGANFATVNHLMINQLVLEAFREVFPSVRGELVYFISHNIVRQEQVGQQLQWVHRKGATRAFPARHPGLQRTPFAETGHPILLPGNPRDGSSVMVALPGAERSAFSVNHGAGRRMSRTKAKKMLDQHQIDTELMNHDILSNCRQYPRDEAPDAYKDFNQVLASVEQAGLATEVARLEAKFVIKDGAPADD
- a CDS encoding cold-shock protein produces the protein MAEGKIKRITDKGFGFIENESGTDMFFHSSSLEGVAYDDLREGQKVEYSVGQGPKGPRAENVRLIEG
- a CDS encoding DEAD/DEAH box helicase: MNHFEEIDLIAPIKRALADENYVTPTPIQAQTIPAAITGCDVLGCAQTGTGKTAAFALPILNRLGKQNRKPVPNQPAALILAPTRELAIQIGESFATYGKHLRVKTALVYGGVNQNNQIRAMQRGVHVLVATPGRLLDLMNQGHINLSRLDVFVLDEADRMLDMGFLPDLKRIIQELPEDRQSLFFSATMPPKIVDLSQRLLLNPVTVTVKPKKSTAQLIDQQVVFCERGDKQTLLKDLVRADDAERVIVFTRTKRGANTVADKLEKAGISSAAIHGNKSQNARQRTLDAFRKNKIHVLVATDVAARGIDIDGVTHVINYDLPTEPESYVHRIGRTGRAEASGVAISFCTSAERDDLRAIEQLIGKKVPLAPNQPKPTPGGSRDEVRGSGGRPSKPRGGPRSRNRSARPAGKSSGPKMSGNPVAATGGAGTAVAAKPRRSQKRKAGFGVGIMDGEAVATATRAPRPKGSGRKPRPQQG
- the rplK gene encoding 50S ribosomal protein L11, translated to MAKQVTGVAKFQVPGGQATPAPPVGTSLGKFGVNLGQFVQAFNDKTKEYNGTPIPVIVTVYNDRSFEFITKSPPAASLLKQAAGIAKGSGVPNKDKVAKVTRAQCVDIAEKKMADLNARDIDHAVLMIEGTARSMGIDVEG
- the nusG gene encoding transcription termination/antitermination protein NusG, whose product is MNQVDPSEDPQFPEPDESLVIESSDVSEGDSEEATASAPAPPPPAPVDPAAKPKVDTEVEAKMDWYILKVAFNREDSIADALRKRVKMEGMAEHFGEIVVPSEDVATFNRDGKRRVSKRKLLPGYIMVNMRINDDTWFLVRETGGISDFTGAAGKPMPMEPSDIERFINKPEVGEDEEEAPIKIGIPFKVGDRVRVKEGNFENQEGDVDTVDEANGRITVIINIFGRSVPMELDHWQVEPL
- the secE gene encoding preprotein translocase subunit SecE, which produces MSRDIASANSVPLTSELFKNTVYKPNQGRIVRQLTALAIWVVAALGCWSLYGSLRGGIESGSYLIPGIPSAVLAAGLWFGYRVVNWPRFADFLIAVEAEMNKVTWPSKDELIRASVVVILTIFILAIALFLFDVLWQAIFDFLGVTT